GGATGATATGTTGGCGGCCATCGGATTAGTTTTGGTTTGGCGTACTTTCCTTGCGGTAGCCTTTTTCTCAGCATTATTTTCGTGGTTTCAGTATCAGTTTCAAGTCGAAAGTCTTGGTGATTTAGCAGTTTATTTGGATGGAATGACATTGACTTCACAAAACCTTTCATCGAACTTAAAAAATATTCAGCTCAATGCGATTCTTTCTGCCAACAAGAAAATTTTCGGTTACATCATTGTTGCAGGCTTTGGAGTATTATTGTTTGTCTTAACCCATCATTTCGGGGCAGAAAAATTCAAATACCCAAGATTCATAAGACTCATCAGCGGAAAATCGGTCATTGCCAGAAGAAGATTACAAGAGCGCAAAAGACTATTAGAAAACATAAAAGATGCGGCAGGACCTGCTGTATAAAGAACCTTGTTTTTTCTTGCGAAGTCCCGTTTTATTAATGAAATGGGATTTTGCTTTATTATAAATTCAAATGTTTTCAGCAATTCAAATTTTCATTTAACCAAAATAAATTAAAACAAACCTGAATGTCCCCATACATTCAGGTCGTTACTTCCAATAAAATACTTTTCTATATATTTATTTCAATACATTATCATAAATTGTATTCAACAGGTTTTGTCTCATCTTCGAGTCTCTTTTATTTAAAAGGATGACAATTCCCCAGTTTTTAGTTCTGTTGTAACAGATGATTGATGATTGTCCCATAGAATCTCCGGATTTTAGATAAATGGTGTCTTGGTCTTCGGTGTTGATGTTTAAACCTAATCCCATTTCTCGTTTTGCATCTTTGTAATATATTTTTTCCATGATTAATGCAGCGTCAGATATTGAGTTTCCTTTATTTAAAAGGGCTTTTAGGTATTTAACCATGTCAGAAGTATTAGATTTTATTAATCCTGCAGGAGCCGTAACATTCCATAAGAAAAATTCTTGAGCGCCTCCTTCAGGATTGTAGCCTGTTGTAATATTTTTCACGTTGAAATCTTTGGTTAAAGTCTGGTTCATTTTTGCAGACTTCAATATTTTTTCTTTGATGATGTCGTCATAACTTTTACCATATATTTTCTCCAGAATTTGCCCAAGCAAAGTAAAGTTGATGGTAGAATATCTGAATTTTCCATAATCGATTAAGTCTGTACAGCTGTTAATCATTGTTTCTAATGATTGTTCTGTAACGCTGCTTACGGGTTGTTGTGCATTAACTTCAATTAACTTTTGAAAATCGACATCTGGTAAACCCGATTGATGTGATGCTAAATCAGATATTTTGATTTTATGTTGAAGGTTTTTCTGTAAAATATATTGTTTTGGCAGATAGCTATCGATGTAGTCATCTACGTTCAGTTTCTTTTCAATAGCTGCTTGAGCAATCATATTTCCAGTTAATATTTTGGTAATAGAAGCAATTTCGAAAATCGAATTTTTATCGACATCTCTTGTGCTTTCCTTACTCAGTTTGCCATACGATGTGTAAAATTCTTTGTCATTATTAATGAAACCAACGCTAATACCCACGTCAGGATTTTTTAGGTAATTGTCTTTAATAATTGAATCGATTTTTTTCGTGAAATCTTGTCCAAAAGTAAAGTTGCAGATTAATAATGCTACGGCTAAAAAGGTGAATGAAGTTTTCATTGTATTGTTATTTAATGATTAATAATTATTTCGATACAAAGATGTGGAAGCGCTACATCTTATGCGACCGAATAAAAACAATCAAACGCATTTGGATAGAAAAAGAGTAGGAGTATCTCAGAAATAGACGTACGACTTTTTGCAAGATATTGTATATGAGGGTTTTGTGATTGTTTTCTGAAAATTGTTTGATTTACAGATTTGATGAAACTCAAACATAAATAATGAAGATATGATACAACTTTTACATTCCCAATCTTTACTATTTGCTAGATTCAGGATATTCTCTACATTTGTTTTTGTAATCCACACAATATGAAAAATATTTTAGCATTCTTATTTCTCACTTTTTCAATTTTCGCATATTCGCAGGACAATTATGTTCATTCAATCACTAAAAAACAGCAGTTTCTAAATCTTGCTGGAAAACCGTTGACCGATAAGTTTACCAATATGAAATCGGTAAAAGTAGTTTACGATTACAATGCGAAAAAAATGTATTTCTTTAACAGTACAAAGTATACTTATCATTATGATTTTTGTGTGCAGGTTTTAGGCTATAATCATGAAAACGGAGATTTCAATAAAGAATCTTATAACCCAACCAATAAAAGAGCGTATCTTCTTGCCAATATCAATTATCTCGCAGATTCTGATGATTGGGTAATGGAACTGGCTGCTTCAGACGAAATGAATGCAGGTCTTATCAATTTCTTTTTTAAGGAAGTTAATAAAAATGTGTTTTTCAAAGATAAACTGAAGTTTTATCTGAATTCTCCACATGTAATAGGTTTGAATTCTAAGAATCAGCTGAAAATTCCAACGGTTTTCTCAGATTTTATTTTTAAAAGAATTACAGAACAGTCGATTGAAAATACTTCTAGTATTGGCATTCTAAAGAAGTACGATTTGCAGAAAAAGGAAGATTTTAATCCTAAATCAGATGAGATTATTATCATCAATACCACTCCGGAGTTTATTCCTACCGTAAAAGGAATTATCATTACAGAACTTCAAACACCTTTAAGTCATTTGGTTTTATTGGCAAAAAATAGAAATATTCCCGTGTATGTAGATACAAAAATTTGGGAAAAGGAATCTGTAAATAATCTTTTAGGGAAGAAAGTAGAATTAATTACCAAGGAAAATTCATATTCATTAAAGGCTTCACAAAAACCAATTTTGGCTAAAAAAGCATTGAAAGAAATTGTTCTAAAAAGAGATTTATCAGTAACAGATTTAGTCGATTTAGAAACGGTAACTCCTATGAATATTGTTCATTCAATTGGTTCAAAAGCGACCAATCTCGGACTTTTAAAACAAATTCAGAAAGAAATGAAATCGTATAAAACTCCCGAATATGCTTTTGCTATTCCGTTTTATTATTTTGACCAGCATATTAAAGACAATCATTTTCAGGAGAAAATCAATGCATTGTATGCTATTCCGAAAGATTCTGTAAAGCTTCTTGATAGAGAACTTAAAGCTTTCAGAAAAACGGTCAAAAATTCAAAAGTAAATCCTGATTTGTTGAAAAAAATAGAAGAAAAGCTCAATGCACAGAATGATTTTAAAAACTTCAGATTCCGTTCTTCTACGAATGCAGAAGATATGGAAGGTTTTAACGGAGCGGGATTGTACGATTCTAAAACCGCAATCATTGGAGATGCTGATAAAACCATAGAAAAAGCAATTTTAGAAGTATGGTCGAGTTTCTGGAATTTCCGAGCTTTTCAGGAGCGTGATTTGTTTGGAATCAATCATGAAAGCTGTGCAATGGGTGTTTTGGTGCACCGTTCTTTTCCGGATGAAAAAGCTAACGGAGTTTTGGTGACAAGAAATCTTTACCGTAATCAATATGCCGGAATTACCGTGAATGTTCAGTTAGGTGAAGAATCTGTTGTAAAGCCAGAACCGGGGGTGACTTGTGATGAATTTTACTGTCACAATTTCAATTACTTGGGTTCGCTTGTAGTCGATTATCGTTCTACTTCAAGTCTCAATAGCGGAAAACCGATTCTTACCGAAGCGGAAATCAAAAAGCTGTTTGATATTTCTCCCGTTTTAGAACGCAAAATGTATCTTCTTTGGCAGAAGCGTAAAATGGTGAAAAAAAGTTATCCTCTGGATATCGAATTTAAATATTTAGGGAACGAAAAGCAATTATATATTAAGCAGGCAAGAGCTTATATGGATTGATTTTTTAAATATTTTCTTCTTTATTGATAACAAACCAGTCGTTCAAAACCAGTCCATTAAAATCTGTATCAAGTTCATAATATCCAATTGGTATTAAATTGTCAAGCCAAATATGGTCGGTATCTTCGATATAAAGTCCAACTCTTGTTTTAATAATAGAACCTCCATATCGTCTTTCAATTTGATATTCAAACCTGTCAAATATTTTTTTTATTTCATTTTTTTTTAACCCTTCTAAAAAGTTTTTGTCGTTTTCATTATCCTTGAGTATATGTTCAAGGCTTTCAAACGCAGTTTTTGTTAAGTCTAGATTCTTACATCTTTCTGTCAATAACACTTCAAGCTGTTGGTCTGTCATAAAATTGGCGTTAAGTCGTAGATTCAGCTGATGTCACAGATGATTATATTCAGAATCTGCTTAATCTCCTAAATCTGCGAGAGATTTAATTAATGCGAAAGTTTTAAAATCACAATATTATCATTCAAATTAATACTTTTAATATTGTAGCTGAAGTTTTTTAGTTTTGTTTTTTCAGTTAAAACTCTTTTGCGCTCTGCTTCTTCTAACTGAAGAAAATCTAAAGAAGAGATAACTTCAATCGAATTCTTCTCTGAAACGATAGGCGATTTTTTTTCGAAATAATTTAAAACTAAATAAATAACCACAATAGAAATGTTGATTCCTAAAAGAATTTCAAGATTTTTAATAGGCAAAAGTCCATCTAAGAGGGAAAGTGTGATGGAAACAAATAGAAAAACAATTGTCTGAATGGTAAAAGTTTCGGTTCTGAAACGTAGAATAGAAAAGATGGCAAAAAGTCCAAAACCCACACCAAGGCTGTATTCTGCTTTCGTAAAAACGAGACACATAAAAAAAGTACAGACGCTAATTAACCCTAAAAGAGGATGCAATCTGATATTTCTGTTTTTGTTTGAAAAATAATAAAGAGTGAAAATCGATATACAAAGTATCGCTAAACGTTCAAAAAGTTCCTGTAGTTCCAAAATTGTGCTTTAATTTCTGACAAATATACAATTTAGAATGAATGTTTTTTAGAAAAAATGTAATTCGTCAGTTCGAGTGTTTTTCCGTATCAAAGAGAAGGAAAAATGTATCGAGAACTTGGTGGTTTTGTAGTTAAGTTCTCGATACAAAATTCTTTCAGAATTTCTATTCGAACTGACGAGGTATCTTTAAAAGAAAAAAGGAAACATAAATTGTAAGCTCATGTTTCCTAAATATTTTTATTTAAATTGTTTAATTTCTAAATAACTGTCTTACATCTGCAGAATCAAAAGTATAAGTTGCACTGTTTTCTGATTTGTCTAATTTTTTGCTAATGGTTAAAGCCCAAAGAACTAATTCTTTACAAAAGTTTTTATCTTCCTCGTTTAATTCTGAAGTGTTTTCTTCCACAAGATTCGTTAAAGGAGTAACTTTATTCAGTTTTGTGTAAAATTCATCATCTGTATCGGCATAATTTAATTCCAATTGATTTTTGTTGAACCATTTGATTAAATCGGTGTATGGAGTTTTGATACCTTCTTTTTCCAGTTTAGAAATTCGTGGAAAAATACTTTCAAATTGTACCATTACGGCTTTATCAATTAAAATTTTCGCTACGTAATCTGCACCTTCCTGTTCGCCTTCGTAAACCAACTCAATTTTTCCGGTAATTGACGGAATAATCGACATAAAATCTAATAATCGGACGTATGTTTTTTCAGCTTCGGTTTCTATCAGACGTAGTTTTGCAGCAGCAACCAGATTTTCCATGGCACTGATGGTTAATCTTGCACTTACGCCACTTTTTGCATCAACATATTCGCTGTCACGGGCTGCAAAAGCAACTTCTTCCAAAAGATTTTTAGCTAAATCAGGAATTTGTATTTGCGCTTTATCATTTTCAGAAATTAAAGCTTCCTGCTCGGTAATTTGTTTTGCCAATGCAATCGTTTTCGGATAATGCGTGAAAATCTGTGACCCGATTCTGTCTTTTAAAGGCGTAACGATACTTCCTCTGTTGGTGTAATCTTCAGGGTTTGCGGTAAACACAAACTGAATATCCAAAGGCATTCTCAACTGAAACCCACGAATCTGAATATCGCCTTCCTGCAAAATATTAAACAAAGAAACCTGAATTCTCGCTTGTAAATCAGGCAATTCATTCAATACAAAAATCGAACGGTTAGCTCTTGGAATCATTCCATAATGCAAAACTCTTTCGTCAGAATAAGGTAATTTTAAAGTTGCTGCTTTAATAGGGTCAATATCTCCAATTAAATCCGCAACATTCACATCGGGCGTTGCTAGTTTTTCAAAAAATCTTTCTGAGCGGTGAATCCAGGAAATTGGAGTCTCATCACCGAGTTCTGCAATCAAATCTCTTGCATATTTTGAAATCGGTTGAAACGGACTGTCATTAATTTCAGAACCTTTTACAATCGGCATATATTCGTCTAAAAGACTCACCATACTTCTTGCAATTCGAGTTTTCGCCTGTCCACGTAAACCTAAAAGATTGATATGGTGACCCGCCAAAATCGCTTTTTTTAGTTGCGGAATTACAGTGTCTTCATAACCCCACAACCCTTCAAATACAGCTTCTTTTGCTTTAATTTTTGCAATTAAATTAGCCTGAATTTCCTGACTGATGGTTTTATCTGTATATCCCGAATTTTTTAATTCTTTGAATGTTGTATCGTTTTTCATTTTTGTAATGATAATTTTATTAATTGTCTTTTATCTATCAGTCTATTATCTTAAAGTCTAAATCCTTTTAATTCTATTCTTCTCATAATCCTCAAAAATCATCTGTCCCAAACCTGAAAGTCCGGTCAGAAATGCCTTTCCTTTATTTTGAGCGGTAAATGCATTCACAAACTGACGAAGATAAGGGTCTTGGGCAATCATAAAAGTTGTGATTGGGATTTTCAATTTTCTGGCTTGTGCCGCTTTATTGAGACATTCGGTGACAATTTTCTGGTCAAGACCTACACTGTTCATATAATATTCACCGGTTGGAAGTTTCAGGCAACTTGGCTTTCCGTCGGTAATCATAAAAATCTGCTTGTTGGTATTTCTTTTTCTGCGAAGAATATCCATCGCCAATTCCAATCCAGCAACCGTATTCGTATGATAAGGTCCGACTTGTAGATAAGGCAAATCTTTAATTTTAATCGGCCACGCTTCATTTCCAAACACAATAATATCGATGGAATCTTTTGGATATTTTCGTTTAATTAATTCTACCAAAGCCATTGCTACTTTTTTAGCGGGCGTAATTCGGTCTTCGCCATACAAAATCATTGAGTGACTGATATCAATCATCAAAACCGTACTCATCTGAGCTTTGTGTTTGGTTTCCTCTACGATGAGGTCATCTTCGGTCATTCTAAGGTCAGAAATCCCGTTGTTGATTTGGGCGTTCTTCAGACTTTCGGTCATATTTACCGTTGATAAATCATCGCCATATTGGAAATTTCGGTTTTCGCCGTCGCGTTCATCGCCAACTCCTGATTTATTGGTTCTGTGATTTCCAATGCCGCTTTTTTTCAGCTTTCCGAAGATTTGGTCTAAAGCATATTCACGGAGCGCTGCTTCCAGTTTTGCAGTCAGGATGTTTTTGCCTTTTCCCGTTCCAGAATTTCCATCTTCAGAATCATCTTCTTTTTTGATGTAGCCACGTTTTCTTAAGTCTTCTTCAAAATCTTCAAGCGTATATTCATCAGTGAAAATATCGTATTCTTTATCGAGCATATCGAGCCACTCAAAAGCTTCCTCAATATCCCCTGAAGTATGCGTTAAAAGGTCTTTGAAGACATCGAAAACCCTGTCAAAATGCGAAATTTCTTCGGGAATATGTTTGCTGAAAGTAAAGCCTTGATGAAAATTAAAATCTTTATTTGTCATTAGGTTGTTCTACTGTTTTTAAAAACATACAAGTTAGGGACTTTTGTATAAACAGTATACTTTTAAAAATAGAAAATGTGGATGATGATGATTGAAAACAAATGATAGGATGAAATGTATTCGGGAAATTTATTTTGGTTTCTTTTTACTTAAATTGATAAGTTTAAATTTCCAATCATAGTCCGTTCAAAAAGACTGCTGGAGAT
The sequence above is a segment of the Chryseobacterium turcicum genome. Coding sequences within it:
- a CDS encoding serine hydrolase domain-containing protein, which encodes MKTSFTFLAVALLICNFTFGQDFTKKIDSIIKDNYLKNPDVGISVGFINNDKEFYTSYGKLSKESTRDVDKNSIFEIASITKILTGNMIAQAAIEKKLNVDDYIDSYLPKQYILQKNLQHKIKISDLASHQSGLPDVDFQKLIEVNAQQPVSSVTEQSLETMINSCTDLIDYGKFRYSTINFTLLGQILEKIYGKSYDDIIKEKILKSAKMNQTLTKDFNVKNITTGYNPEGGAQEFFLWNVTAPAGLIKSNTSDMVKYLKALLNKGNSISDAALIMEKIYYKDAKREMGLGLNINTEDQDTIYLKSGDSMGQSSIICYNRTKNWGIVILLNKRDSKMRQNLLNTIYDNVLK
- a CDS encoding PEP/pyruvate-binding domain-containing protein, with protein sequence MKNILAFLFLTFSIFAYSQDNYVHSITKKQQFLNLAGKPLTDKFTNMKSVKVVYDYNAKKMYFFNSTKYTYHYDFCVQVLGYNHENGDFNKESYNPTNKRAYLLANINYLADSDDWVMELAASDEMNAGLINFFFKEVNKNVFFKDKLKFYLNSPHVIGLNSKNQLKIPTVFSDFIFKRITEQSIENTSSIGILKKYDLQKKEDFNPKSDEIIIINTTPEFIPTVKGIIITELQTPLSHLVLLAKNRNIPVYVDTKIWEKESVNNLLGKKVELITKENSYSLKASQKPILAKKALKEIVLKRDLSVTDLVDLETVTPMNIVHSIGSKATNLGLLKQIQKEMKSYKTPEYAFAIPFYYFDQHIKDNHFQEKINALYAIPKDSVKLLDRELKAFRKTVKNSKVNPDLLKKIEEKLNAQNDFKNFRFRSSTNAEDMEGFNGAGLYDSKTAIIGDADKTIEKAILEVWSSFWNFRAFQERDLFGINHESCAMGVLVHRSFPDEKANGVLVTRNLYRNQYAGITVNVQLGEESVVKPEPGVTCDEFYCHNFNYLGSLVVDYRSTSSLNSGKPILTEAEIKKLFDISPVLERKMYLLWQKRKMVKKSYPLDIEFKYLGNEKQLYIKQARAYMD
- a CDS encoding DUF4956 domain-containing protein produces the protein MELQELFERLAILCISIFTLYYFSNKNRNIRLHPLLGLISVCTFFMCLVFTKAEYSLGVGFGLFAIFSILRFRTETFTIQTIVFLFVSITLSLLDGLLPIKNLEILLGINISIVVIYLVLNYFEKKSPIVSEKNSIEVISSLDFLQLEEAERKRVLTEKTKLKNFSYNIKSINLNDNIVILKLSH
- a CDS encoding sigma 54-interacting transcriptional regulator; protein product: MKNDTTFKELKNSGYTDKTISQEIQANLIAKIKAKEAVFEGLWGYEDTVIPQLKKAILAGHHINLLGLRGQAKTRIARSMVSLLDEYMPIVKGSEINDSPFQPISKYARDLIAELGDETPISWIHRSERFFEKLATPDVNVADLIGDIDPIKAATLKLPYSDERVLHYGMIPRANRSIFVLNELPDLQARIQVSLFNILQEGDIQIRGFQLRMPLDIQFVFTANPEDYTNRGSIVTPLKDRIGSQIFTHYPKTIALAKQITEQEALISENDKAQIQIPDLAKNLLEEVAFAARDSEYVDAKSGVSARLTISAMENLVAAAKLRLIETEAEKTYVRLLDFMSIIPSITGKIELVYEGEQEGADYVAKILIDKAVMVQFESIFPRISKLEKEGIKTPYTDLIKWFNKNQLELNYADTDDEFYTKLNKVTPLTNLVEENTSELNEEDKNFCKELVLWALTISKKLDKSENSATYTFDSADVRQLFRN
- a CDS encoding vWA domain-containing protein codes for the protein MTNKDFNFHQGFTFSKHIPEEISHFDRVFDVFKDLLTHTSGDIEEAFEWLDMLDKEYDIFTDEYTLEDFEEDLRKRGYIKKEDDSEDGNSGTGKGKNILTAKLEAALREYALDQIFGKLKKSGIGNHRTNKSGVGDERDGENRNFQYGDDLSTVNMTESLKNAQINNGISDLRMTEDDLIVEETKHKAQMSTVLMIDISHSMILYGEDRITPAKKVAMALVELIKRKYPKDSIDIIVFGNEAWPIKIKDLPYLQVGPYHTNTVAGLELAMDILRRKRNTNKQIFMITDGKPSCLKLPTGEYYMNSVGLDQKIVTECLNKAAQARKLKIPITTFMIAQDPYLRQFVNAFTAQNKGKAFLTGLSGLGQMIFEDYEKNRIKRI